The Strix uralensis isolate ZFMK-TIS-50842 chromosome 4, bStrUra1, whole genome shotgun sequence genomic interval tttaaaataatgtaagagTTCCATAATGCTTCATTTTGCtcttaaaattcaaataaatgggATAGAATGGCCTTAAAGTACTGTACTGCTTTGGTGCGTTGTACTAATGATTCTTTACATGCATGAAGAATCAGATTCTATGACATTCTTCACAATGCTGGGTAAAAGCAGAACCACCAAAAGTTCTATACGTGTGACAGAGCCTTCCTTTCTTTGAACAGTGGGGAAGAAACTGGGAGGAAGATTCTGAACACTGAGAAGCAGTCTTCCTCCAAGCTGTACCATCAGCAGAATAGCTCCTTACCTTGAGCTTGACTGCGCACTAGTAATTTAGCCCTAAGAGAATACAATGTTGGTTGTATAATAGCATTATACCATATCCAGTGATATCAAACTTAATGCTAAAAAGAAATGTATTGAAATACAAAGCTAAAAAGGTAtgattgaaatacatttttaaagcaacagaCATATTCCTGTAGCCTGTAACCACAGGGAGGAAGGGTGGGAGAAGACAGTATAGGTACTACCAAGTTTATAACCACTTAAATCTTCAAGACAGGATATTCTCTGCTTTTCAGTCAGAGAACTGGAAGATGGTTTCTGGGTTATTGCTGTCTGTAGGGTTTGTTGGCTGCAGTGTCTTTGTAGGTGTAGTTTTACCATGAGAATGAGAGGAAGAAGAATGTGAACTTTCACTGGAGCTGCTACGTGTCTCTGTGCTGgtacttgtttttttcattttccttctctttgcaagAGGTGCCTTGTCAACATTCTGGAGACAAAATCCTTCCCTTTTGTACTTGTTAAAGgcctgtttaaaaataaaatgtaattctaaGCTTTTCAAGAGGTTTAAGACACTTTATGGCTTGTAGCTTATTATGAATATTCTATAGGAAGACATAAGATAAACTGTAATCTCTTGACAGATCCCTACTAATTCTTACTGTAACAATAACTTTACTAGCCTTTACATGTATTTAAGATCCAATATACAACATTATTAATTGGCATCTTCGCCTccttattctttttattttaaaaatattttttattaagcCTTAAACCTATTTAAGATTACATTTTGAGAAACTACACTTAGTTAAACTACAATTCTTCTTTCAGCCCAAATTATGTTGCATTATCAGGACCTCTCCAAGTAacaattcctttcttttttgctttttggtaATAAGCGTCTACAAGTATTTCAGCACAAATCTGCTCAATTTCAGTTTATTCTCTGTAGAAGGAATCATGAGAACCAACACTGTGTTTGTATAATACAGTTGCAGTTCAAAGGTTTTTCGTAAATATACAATGGTAGACAAGCAAGTCCATTAAAAAAGTGTCCATGATATTAAAAACATGAGCTAGATATGTTCCAtaaattttacttcagttttgtaACTCTAAGGACAAAGAGTGTGTTACTTAAGTTAAATGGAAAGTTTAGTCTCTTTTTTGTAAAAGTTTGAAGACCTTTTAATAGATTTCTCTAAGAAACAGAATATTTATAATACCTATTTCATGAACAGCTGTCTCTCAGTCCCCAAAACCCCATTAGTATAAATGTCTTCAAGAAACTTATTCTTGCCTCATCATTCATGATTTTACTGTACTTAATCACAGATGTTAggtattgaggaaaaaaaagcagctataaCCAATCACTGAAGTATAAGAAAACATACGACAATCTAAATTAACACATTATACAATTTAGCATGTGACATAAGATTGCTTAGAACTTACATGAAAAGTGGCTTTGACATATGTATGCACCGCAGCTCCTGAAGAGCCTAAGTTATCAGGAGTCATTAGAGGGTTGGATGACAGTTGGCTGCCATCCTGAAGCCATTCGTTGTATCTCAGGCTGGacattttaattcttttgtttgGATCCACTGTTAGAAGTCCTAATAGAAATATATTACATTCTCTTAAATTGTAAGCTATTTATCTTCTTTTattagaaaatacaatttttttgaagaaagtCTCATGCATTGCTTTCAGAAGTAAGTAATGACAACACTTATCCTAGGTATGCCAATATTTATCTTTGGAAAGGCTCACACAATGTTACACTACCATCCTCtccagaaaaattattaaatacaagAAATTGCTATTTAACTGTTTGATAACTTTTTGCATGAACTCAGACCTACCAAATGATTTCTTCACTTAAAACCTGTCTAGGATGCAGATAAAGAGAGCAAGCCTCAGATTCTCTCCATGATCCACTGAAGCCTGAATCTGGAGATGCCTACACTTTTAGCAGACAAATTCCTTACAAACCTGCTTCTACAGAAATTCAGAACTCTGTCTTAGTAGAACTAAGATTGGTGTCTATCTCATGCTGAAAATATAATTAGATGCTCAAAAGCTTAAGAGGAATCAAAGTATGGCAAATATGAATGAAGGAGCTCAGAAATACAGCAGTCTTGGTAAACGCATTCAAGAACAGCCTGAGGAAAAAATGAtagtaataaatttattttctgcagaagctcagcttttaaaaacatttctctcaTAACCTCGTgtttttacaaaagcaaaaatagcataaaagaaaaactctgcttttaaatatgttttaaaagagtgacttcatttttttctgaagctcttCAGTTTCTTCTAACCCCACTAACCTTCTGTCAGAATCTCACTATATTAGAAAGCTCTCTGCTAGGCATACAAGTAATTTGTAACACCATTCTGATGTGTCCACCTCTACCCATAACTTGTATTAGTACGAGTCAGTACATACCTGAAGCTGTGGATACTACTTTGTCAGGTTATGCACTCTGTTGCTGATCACAGCATCCAGATATTGTATCGttctttaaattttatcttttgaGATAAAAATATAAGGTACATGAAATATTTGTGAATACATACCTTGAATTAACTCTTTAGcctcttcagaaacatttttccaaGCTTCTCCTTCAAAGGAAAattctcccttttttattttcttcataatttccAATGCACTGGTACATGTTAAACTTTTGTCTTGAGACTGAAATGGTACCTGTCCTGATAGCATTGTATACTGTCATGAGAACAGAAGTAGTATTAACAAACACAGTACATTTATTGACAACCCTATTACTAAATATGAAGTGCTGTTGTTTGCATCACCAGCACTATACAATAAAACTTTGACTAGCATAACTTCAAGGCtatagaaaactgaaaatatgcaaGACTTTCTCTGGAGTCCTTGTTAGAAAAAACATTCGTGCTTCAGGAAACTATAAACAAAATGGTATTTCTACCCAGTTTATATCTATTGAAATTCATTTTCTGTGAATCAGAATGCAGGCTGATTCCTTCTCTGAATTGAAACTGTAGGAAGATTATATGGATGCCTGTAAAATCTCCTAACAAGAATACCTCTTTTTAAGAACAAGACTGTATTTTTTCAAATCTATTATTCATGCAGCAGTATTTTCACCTCACTTGAATTCAATATCTACCCAATTCAAGTCCGAAATTGGTTGAGTCctttacattttaacaaaaagtaaatacatacaATAAAGTTACAATTTAAAACTTCAGTCACTCACCAAAATGACCCCCAAACTCCACAGATCACAAGATTCGTCATAACCATTGTGATTCAAGAGCTCTGGGGCAGCATAATGAAGAGTAAAACATGGAGTCTTAAGAGGCTGATTATCAGGTGGTTTTAAACGCGCAAAGccaaaatcaattatttttatctctgaattATCAGTTTCATCTGTAAACAATaaattctgaaaagcaaacacaaaatcaaTACAGCACTGCGTAGAAAATTGCTTAGAATGCTTAATAGTTGTTGTTTTTCCTACATTTATTACTACAGAAAACTTCCCATTATCTAGAGAAAAGCGGAACTGCCAGACACTGgctaaaaaatggaaaagtagaAATAACAGTACTCTGGGATGTAAGAAAGCGTGATATGTTTATCTGCCTCCTGTATATCTGCAAGTCAGGATAGTTCTGTCTGAGATTATTAGTGAAAATGGGTATTTAGCAAAGAACAGTGGGGAAAATACTTCAGGGAacactgacaagaaaaaaagcagacatCAACATAAATGGAGAATCGCCTTCTTCCTGAAACAAAAGTAAATTTTCTTAAGCTTCCTTCTGGCATGTTTCCTGTGAGTGGAACTCCTGTTGAATGTCTTGTCACTGAATAGTCTTTGGTCCTCAAGTGGTCCTGAAGCCATATTGCTATGAACACAGTAATACAAAAGAGTAATTTGAAAGAGAAGGATGGTGGACTAGAAGGTGCACCAATAGCTCAGTAGTTGTACTAACTGCTGTCTGGCATAGATCTCAAAGTCAGTATAGATATGCTTTCTGGAAGAGTCCTGGGACCAGCGGCATTCAAGCACTGAAGGTCACATAGCAGTTCAGCCTCTAACCAAAGGCCTACTCCTTACATCAAGGTAAAGAAACTTATATTACATTAGTCCCTGAGAATTCCAGCTTTACAGACTGGAATGTGGCATCTTGGACGACAAGACAGACAAGTTGTTACTGGTTTGGAAGATGTAAGACAATCTGTTCTTCTTTTCCCTGAGTATTTATATTTGTCAAGAAAGATACATGAGTGAAGCTAAGTCTTAGGCGAACTGGCTGAGGTCAGGATgaattataaattatttctacTCCTCCCTTGAACTTCTGagagaaaaccaaaattttaCTGTTGTCTTTGCTGTTTTATCTATGcaatgttagaaaaaaatctcaatattaAAAATCCTATAGCCCTATGTAATTTTGTAATACAAAAGATGAATGACTTTAATTTCAAACtcattaagaaagggaaaaaaaagattgctgGACTGCAAACAGATCAGTAAGAACCTGAGAGCATTCATTATGGATAAAAGAGAATAGCtgctacaaaacagtatttttgcatTCTGTACTGCTGTTATATCTTAATGCAAAATCAGAAAAGTCAGTTTTCCATATTAAAATGTTGTGCAAAATCAATCTGAAGGAAGCCtaatttcagcaaaatattaataCAATAAGGATAGGTGATTAATAcaatcatctttttttctgtggtgcTTATATAGCCAACAAGTAAATAAAGAACTGCAGTAGCATTGGTTTAAAAAGATGTCCTTTCTTAAGATAAACACAGAATTGGTTATGTACAGAAAGAAAGGTATAGTCCAAATGTCTTAAGTTAGGTTCAGACTACTTTGTTGATTAGGTCAATAAAACGTGTTTCACAAAAACCCACACTTAACACTATATTCCACATATATTTTACGGATATATAAACAACATTATCAATGTCTTGGTATGCTTTTTCTAAAATCTTTAGAATCCAGTTTACAGATTAATAATCACTTCACAGAAACAGTCCTCAAATCCTCTACTGCGAGGCTCCAAACGATCACATATGCTACATGAATTCTTTATTTCCGTGAATTCTCTATTTTCTATCCAGTACTTTTCCTCTATTTTGCACAGCAATATATGTGATCTAATTACTATTGCTTAAATAGAAGAGGTCTTCCAGtccatgcaattaaaaaaagccTCATCCTTAGTGACATGTAACcagtcatattttttaaaatagacttAGCAGTATCACATTAGATGTCAAAGTTGACAATCAAACAAGTCTGACTGGAATTGTTAGAAAAGCAACAGAATTTCCTATGTATCTTTTTACAGAAAGGTGCACTAACCACACCTATATTGGGAAGCCTGCATATCCCATACCAAGTTCATGTCTGAACCTAAAATAGTAACTTTCAAAACAAGCCTGAAGGAGACAGGCTGGTTAAGTCCAACTTTGTAGAGGCAATGCATTCCGCAAGCTGTTTGCTAACCCTTCATTACTTGGACTTCCCAGGCTTCTGTTCCTGAACATGATGTAGAATTAAAGACTGCCTAATTTACCATGCTGCTGAAGCTCTGCTTTACAGAATCTGGCCTTTACATTCAAGATGGTAATAAGACTAAAATGAtgagaataggaagagagaaaGGTTTCTGGGTTTTGCCCTTTTAATAATGACTtgtttcaaaagctgttttctttccttgatgATGTCAGCAGAAGAATTTTTTCCAAGAGTCACATTTTCAACTGACACATTCAAATTTCACAATAGCCCCTCtttatttaattgtttatttACTACAGAGACTCCAgtacagagatgttttcaaatGCATGTATTTTGGACTGATTTTCAAAAACAGTTTAATACCAACACCTAGTAGACTGCTTCACCTGTTGAATTGGAATTACTATAAAAGAAGTAAGTTTGCAATATACCAGAAGGTATGTTACAAAAGGATGAAACATCAGTAGGAATGGTGGATCATTTTAAACTGGCTATAGGATACAAAAGGGATAGCTATTTCCTGAGGTACGATAACTGTAATCGCCAAAACAATATCCTTACTGGATGAACTAACATCAATCTACACTATTCTTAggctaaagcaaacaaacacataTCCAAGTCCATTGTTGgcaaagaaaaaggagcaaataTTGGCTCCAGGAAGCAGAACAAAGCCAGTGGTCAACCTTACCATAGTAAACTGAATTGACTAGAAGGCAAGATGTTGCTGCACAATAAAAATACCAGACCAAGTAATTACTGAAACATATGTattaaataattgtttcttttggGAAACAACTGAACTCACTGAACTCAAATCACACATATTTATTAGTTGACTGTATTAGTTTACGGTTCATTTTGTGTTTACTGTGACAGAAGACAGTACAAGTGTGTCGCAGCTACCTCCCAGAGAAGCCCTACTGAGGGAATTATCAAACAAAAGGTGGAAATGTACAGGCAAAGTACCCAAGAAACCGAGCTCTGCTTGTGAACTGTTTCATACAATAAATATACAACCACTAGCAACAACTGTCCCCAAACAGGTaatgaatattttttaacaagttagagtgtaaattaaaaaattaaaaatgcttcctaacaGGTAGGCTTACCtatgaacagaaaaatacctACAGAATTTTCCAAGTAAAAGTGgtaacattttattaaaaatatagaagtagaaaaatctgtaataaaaGCTGGAGGAACAGAAATACATCACATTCCAGATATTTATTAACTTATTGTCTAAACATATATAAGCAAGTCACTATACCTCAGGTTTCAGATCTCTATGGACTACTCCTACATCATGCATATGGCTCACCGCTGAAACAAGTCTGCGCATAATATGACTGGCTTCAGTCtcactgaaatgtttctttttctgaatacgTTCAAGCAATTCTCCTCCCTTCAGCAATTCCATTACTAGAAATGTGTGAAGctgaaacaataaagaaaaacacagcacGTTAGAAATTTAACATTACAAACAAACATTCATTCAGGAGTTAGGTGTTATTCCGACAGGTTCTCAAAGTTTAAAGAACTAAAACTGCTGCTCATACCAATTCAAAAAGCACCAAATTGCATCTCCAATGACATTTTTCCCATCAATCTCACTGAGATTGAAGAATGTTGATGTCTTCCCCATGTCCACccatatttatttacaaaaacgCAATGCCATCATATAAAAGGATAAATTTGTAGGGAAACAAAATACCTTTCTTTAGGCTAACAAATAAAGCTTGAAAAAGCTACACTTTTGCTGTTTAAGCCTGTTCCGATGTAGGGATACATTTCTATTAATATGTGTAAGGAGTTAGCTATTTAATGTTACTAAGTCATTTAAAAGCACCCTGAAACTTTACTGTGAAATCAAAGATTATCTAGAATTTCTTCTGATTTCAACTCCTACAGAGTAGAAGCCAAAGCTACTAGAATCACAATAGACATCTTCCCAAATActaaagagaattttttaaattaaaaaagtaatggTTGTTTAGATGGTTGTTCTTTTCAAGACAATCAATAAGCAGTGACTTCCTTGATTATAAGAAAAGCATTAGCACAAAAACCAACTGCAATCCAAATGCCTTGCCACTAAAGAAACAGCAGACTTCTGAGGACAGGAAAGTGGAGTTAGCATTCTCAAAGGGCAATGGATGGAGGCATGCAATGGCTTCTAGCATTTCCTTCCACTGAATGACAGTAACAAAAGTAATATttgcaagcaaagaaaatttctgaGAAGAGGTCACAAAATGAAATTCATATAAATAGTCAGGAACAGAAGGTACACAGTGTTTAGATATCAAGGAACAGAAGCAGAGCTATGAgggcagaaagcagtaacacttctTAGAATAAACAAGGTGTCTACTAGTCACATTGCTAGTAGTGCTTGTAAGACATCCTCTCCTGCAAATTTTCTTTATGTCTTGGGAATAGCTGACAGGAAAGTTGGAAAGGATAAAGAGACTTTTCTCTGCTAGAAAACTTCTTGTGGTTCACCAAAAGAGACTGTCAACACAATACTTTGACCAAATTCTACATTAGTAATCCAGTCGTAGAGTGATATCAGAGCAAGTTAAAAattggaactttttttttttttaaggcaaactGCAGAAATGTCAAAGCTAGAATATTTTGATCAGTTCTGGTCTTCAAATATTGTGCATGAGTCATCTGGAGCGTAACACCTGGGAGCCACCAGGAGCAACTAAAAATACAATGGTTTGGCTGGTTGAGAGTAGCCTGTTCACTTGTAGAGCAAtctgaagaacattttcttcagatATTCCTGAGAATAGTCATTTTACTCAAAGGAAAGTGAAAAAAGTGTCCTGTTCTACTCACATGTACTCATActgtaaataaatgcaaaaaaaaataatcttccttatTATTAAAGATCACagtacagatttctttttatcctCTCAGCTCATTTTAGAAGTGCTCCACATTAGCACTCTGCTGGTCCTTGTATAAACAGCAAGACGGGGATAGACAGGAATATATGGGGAGGCAAGAGAGCCCATGTTCCGTTACAAAATCATAGACTAGAATCACAGAgtagtttaggttggaagggacttctgcaGGACATCTGGTCCCAACCCCTAGCTCAAACCAGGGCCAGACTCCAAGAGAGATCAAAATACGGCTTTTTACATGCTGTGGAACTTGCATTACACTAAGGGGAAAGACAACTAAGGTCTCTAAATAAACCCGAAACTGATCTCAATATATTTCCAAATAGAGGCTCTACTTCACATTTGGTAATTTAGTGAACTACCTGGTTATCTCCATTAAGTtacaaatatgtaagaaaaaaatgttagataCGTAATCTTCAATCTTTCCAAATTATCTCACAAATGTTGTTTTAAGATTCATGACAACCCGGAGGAAAGATGATTAGGTACCTCAGTATCATAGATATGGAAACTGGGCCATTAATATATTGTATGATGATTAACAAAGCAGATCAAGGACAGAACCAGAAACAGAATCCAGGACTCTaattcttccaaatatttttttgattTGTGAGAGTAACTGCAAGTTCCCTTGAATGCAGAACTTCTGCTTCATCTTCTATACTGACTAGACAAAAGCCCTAGGACAAAAGTTGCCCCCACAGTAACCGTACATTTAACTTCTAAAAGTTCTGGGGAAAACACATGGCAATGTGTTTGGCAAGTGCTGATTATAGTTTCTTCAAAATACCTGGTCATGATAAACTTCATGTAACTTCACGACATTTGGGTGTCCTTCGCAGAGTTTCAGAGCTGTTATTTCTCTCTGGGTGTTGGCTTCCATTCTGGAAAAATTGAGCAGTCATTTTGTACCAATTTTACTGAGCAAATTGCACATTCAAAGTGTTAcacctatttttttaattgcttgcaatccagatttttttaatgttacaacTGCTTCAACACAATTAAAACCATATTCAAAGTAAGCTGAGCAAACTCTCCACATAACCCTGCAAGTTAGGACATTAAAAAACCACGCCCAAATCAACCAATGTTTTTGATGCAACGGCAACTTGCTACAGGAAAAGCTGAAATTATATTACAGAACAGTTTCTATGTAAGACAAACCTCTCCCTTAGTCCAGGGCAATTTGACTTCACCTCTGTTCCTACAAACATAGTTCAGCATTATCTTGAAGTCTCAAATTATTGGACCAATCCTTTTCCATTCTTATAGGAGATAAGTACTTCCAAAGCTGTATGGAAACTATGAGTTCCTACTAGAAAAAAGAGTAACATCATCTATATATGAACTGTGTTATACAAATGAACCCCTAAACAGGCCATAGCAAAAATCTGAAATGGAAGAGCTAAGAGACTAGATCCAGAGGAAAAATCATTGCACAAATTCTCTTTGTGTACTGAAAGTACTCAAATCTATAGTCAAAAAAAGTGAACATGGTGAACATTATAAAAACTACGTGAATGGGGACAGAGCAGAACATTTAGTTTCCCATGTTGATTTACTTTGGGCAAGTAACACCTGAAAATTTTTGCCAAAACTTTCTTCATGAAAGGCTAATCCTGTACTGACTTAAAGAATGGCCTTATGGGTAACAGACAGAATCTCTCTCACCATATGTGTTCTTAATTTTGGTtgccttttttcctcctaattagGACCAGAACTATGATAAGAATTTTATGCAAGAGAATTCCATTTTTCTGCAGGCTTCATATAATCAATAAGAAAACTAAGATGTTCCACTTGCAACTCTGCTGATGCTGTTGTTTAAACGAAAGTGATTTCAGGtccttaagaaattaaaaaacctgaCTTAGATAGTCTTTTCCCACTAAAGTACTATCAGGAGAAGGTGGACCtaagaaacagatgaaaaaggtTCAGTATCATAAACATAAACCTTTGAAATTTGTGCATGGACTTTTCTGAGTATTTCCCCTCTATAAATAGTTACTATCTCAGATTTTAAACAGACAATATCATGAAAAACAAATGGGAAGCTCTAAAACAGTAACTCAAGCAAGTTTACAGGACTCCACCGTTTCACTGGCCTTCAGACACACAGATAAACTTGAAATTGTTGGATGGAGGTAGGTCGAGCACTCCTAACAAAGCAACACCACAGAGGAACTCTTGATCTGAGCTTTCACCTCAAGTATCATGAAAAGGTTTGCCTAAGTGTAGGATTCATTTTTTTGGCACCTTTGATGGGTAGGAGTGAAAGACTGTCTGACTTTGAGGCAAAGAAGTTACTAGAAACCTACTGCACTTTTCCTTTTAGCAAGAGTTACTAGTGTGGTCCTCAGAGCAATACTATTTACAGTTTAACAGTTTCATATTCAAGACTGGTTTGTGTCTAGCCATTCAGAGTGTGGGTTTACTGCTATCTCTAAATACTACACAAACATGCTGAGTCTGCTCACAGCCTgcaatcctaaaaaaaaaataaatctctgtatACAGACCACTTCTTACCTTCATTTAGCCTGGTCCACCAAGATGAaggagaaagagcaaaagaaCCTGTGAGTAATATCATTTAGGGACATAATTCCTGAAAGTTCACTTCTATGGGAAAAGTCAATACTAGTTTGCTCACTGTTATCCAGAAACAAAAAATCCACTAGCGTAAGATGAGATGGGAGCACTGATCTGCAGCTCTGCACgcaccacaagaaaaaaattttgaatgTAGACACAAGGCAGAGATTACCAGACTAAATACCCAATGTAGGTGTCTACTGCATACTACTTGTCTAAGGTCTCGTTCTAATGAGTGAAATTCTACTTAATGAATCTTACAAGGTGAAGTAGTTCACTGTAAAATACATACCTAGAGTAGGATTCAGTGGCCTAAGCATAGGAGAGCCTGGAAGACATCAAGCATGGAGACATCTACATAAAGGTAGTAGTCACAAGACTGATGGgaaataaggacagagaggaCACCAACAGATGCTAAAATGGCACTACATAAATGCCTATGTTTAAGTTACTGAATCCTACTGCTAGTTCCTGGTCATTTGAGACTCTCTGCTCCAGTGATAGTTTTGAGTAGGCCTCCATTAATCATAGCAGACCTTGGAAAACTGACTCAGACACCTATATTTAGGTGTCTTATTCTTGAAGTTATCCTATCCAAAAAGCACGTGATGAAACACTTAAGTCTGGTGGACAGTTACTTCTAGAGTCTGGAAAAACAGAGGTACAGCCAAATGTCTTGGAGAAGAGATCATTGTGAACTATCATGCTGATAGCAGaacatttacattttcctttcctgccagCATCCTACAAAAGACTAGGGACATATTTACTAATGAACACTgcaaaattaagctaaaaatccatCCACCCCTCAAAGAatcccttttctttattttcctttggacAGAAACTGCCAGAGGTACCTATTCCGGCAGATGACCAAATGGTCCCCATGTACAAAGTAAGTCAGCTGCCTCCATTGTGGTGTTCTCTTCAGAACATCCAGGAAACAAGATGCAACTTACAAGTCCATAGTCTAATtccatttcacacacacacacatgcacacacacacacaattagaTGTGAGGCAACCCACACTGACGATCCTTCTTAAAAGCAATGTCCTAGGCAATCAATTGGGCTGCTTAGGAAAGGGAGCTAGCACAAGCCTACGTTCAGTTCACTTGGGTCTAAAGATAGGAGGGCCTTATACCTTCCTCTGGTTAGGAGCAAAATTAGGGGAAATTAGGGTAGAATACAACTAGGAACCAGAAAAGTACTCTTTAGGTTTCTTCTTGTGTCCTCCCCAACAAgagtaacattttgtttcaaagactCTCAGAATCTTTTAAAGGTCATAAGGTTACTATAAGGTTCTGTAGATTCTTCAGAT includes:
- the RPS6KA5 gene encoding ribosomal protein S6 kinase alpha-5 isoform X5 translates to MSVKSALSRPIRISPQNARSLKDKGGTMLHGPNTCAFVISKVQHDLMLTSKNERAYSFCGTIEYMAPDIVRGGDTGHDKAVDWWSVGVLMYELLTGASPFTVDGEKNSQAEISRRILKSEPPYPQEMSALSKDIIQRLLMKDPKKRLGCGPTDADEIKQHPFFQNMNWDDLAAKKVSAPFKPVIRDELDVSNFAEEFTEMDPTYSPAATPQTSERIFQGYSFVAPSILFKRNAATVDPLQFYMGDERPGTTTIARSAMMKDSPFYHHYELDLKEKPLGEGSFSICRKCLHKKTSQEYAVKIISKRMEANTQREITALKLCEGHPNVVKLHEVYHDQLHTFLVMELLKGGELLERIQKKKHFSETEASHIMRRLVSAVSHMHDVGVVHRDLKPENLLFTDETDNSEIKIIDFGFARLKPPDNQPLKTPCFTLHYAAPELLNHNGYDESCDLWSLGVILYTMLSGQVPFQSQDKSLTCTSALEIMKKIKKGEFSFEGEAWKNVSEEAKELIQGLLTVDPNKRIKMSSLRYNEWLQDGSQLSSNPLMTPDNLGSSGAAVHTYVKATFHAFNKYKREGFCLQNVDKAPLAKRRKMKKTSTSTETRSSSSESSHSSSSHSHGKTTPTKTLQPTNPTDSNNPETIFQFSD
- the RPS6KA5 gene encoding ribosomal protein S6 kinase alpha-5 isoform X8, translated to MAPDIVRGGDTGHDKAVDWWSVGVLMYELLTGASPFTVDGEKNSQAEISRRILKSEPPYPQEMSALSKDIIQRLLMKDPKKRLGCGPTDADEIKQHPFFQNMNWDDLAAKKVSAPFKPVIRDELDVSNFAEEFTEMDPTYSPAATPQTSERIFQGYSFVAPSILFKRNAATVDPLQFYMGDERPGTTTIARSAMMKDSPFYHHYELDLKEKPLGEGSFSICRKCLHKKTSQEYAVKIISKRMEANTQREITALKLCEGHPNVVKLHEVYHDQLHTFLVMELLKGGELLERIQKKKHFSETEASHIMRRLVSAVSHMHDVGVVHRDLKPENLLFTDETDNSEIKIIDFGFARLKPPDNQPLKTPCFTLHYAAPELLNHNGYDESCDLWSLGVILYTMLSGQVPFQSQDKSLTCTSALEIMKKIKKGEFSFEGEAWKNVSEEAKELIQGLLTVDPNKRIKMSSLRYNEWLQDGSQLSSNPLMTPDNLGSSGAAVHTYVKATFHAFNKYKREGFCLQNVDKAPLAKRRKMKKTSTSTETRSSSSESSHSSSSHSHGKTTPTKTLQPTNPTDSNNPETIFQFSD
- the RPS6KA5 gene encoding ribosomal protein S6 kinase alpha-5 isoform X6, with product MSVKSALSRPIRISPQNARSLKDKGGTMLHGPNTCAFVISKNERAYSFCGTIEYMAPDIVRGGDTGHDKAVDWWSVGVLMYELLTGASPFTVDGEKNSQAEISRRILKSEPPYPQEMSALSKDIIQRLLMKDPKKRLGCGPTDADEIKQHPFFQNMNWDDLAAKKVSAPFKPVIRDELDVSNFAEEFTEMDPTYSPAATPQTSERIFQGYSFVAPSILFKRNAATVDPLQFYMGDERPGTTTIARSAMMKDSPFYHHYELDLKEKPLGEGSFSICRKCLHKKTSQEYAVKIISKRMEANTQREITALKLCEGHPNVVKLHEVYHDQLHTFLVMELLKGGELLERIQKKKHFSETEASHIMRRLVSAVSHMHDVGVVHRDLKPENLLFTDETDNSEIKIIDFGFARLKPPDNQPLKTPCFTLHYAAPELLNHNGYDESCDLWSLGVILYTMLSGQVPFQSQDKSLTCTSALEIMKKIKKGEFSFEGEAWKNVSEEAKELIQGLLTVDPNKRIKMSSLRYNEWLQDGSQLSSNPLMTPDNLGSSGAAVHTYVKATFHAFNKYKREGFCLQNVDKAPLAKRRKMKKTSTSTETRSSSSESSHSSSSHSHGKTTPTKTLQPTNPTDSNNPETIFQFSD
- the RPS6KA5 gene encoding ribosomal protein S6 kinase alpha-5 isoform X7, whose product is MLHGPNTCAFVISKVQHDLMLTSKNERAYSFCGTIEYMAPDIVRGGDTGHDKAVDWWSVGVLMYELLTGASPFTVDGEKNSQAEISRRILKSEPPYPQEMSALSKDIIQRLLMKDPKKRLGCGPTDADEIKQHPFFQNMNWDDLAAKKVSAPFKPVIRDELDVSNFAEEFTEMDPTYSPAATPQTSERIFQGYSFVAPSILFKRNAATVDPLQFYMGDERPGTTTIARSAMMKDSPFYHHYELDLKEKPLGEGSFSICRKCLHKKTSQEYAVKIISKRMEANTQREITALKLCEGHPNVVKLHEVYHDQLHTFLVMELLKGGELLERIQKKKHFSETEASHIMRRLVSAVSHMHDVGVVHRDLKPENLLFTDETDNSEIKIIDFGFARLKPPDNQPLKTPCFTLHYAAPELLNHNGYDESCDLWSLGVILYTMLSGQVPFQSQDKSLTCTSALEIMKKIKKGEFSFEGEAWKNVSEEAKELIQGLLTVDPNKRIKMSSLRYNEWLQDGSQLSSNPLMTPDNLGSSGAAVHTYVKATFHAFNKYKREGFCLQNVDKAPLAKRRKMKKTSTSTETRSSSSESSHSSSSHSHGKTTPTKTLQPTNPTDSNNPETIFQFSD